A portion of the Armatimonadota bacterium genome contains these proteins:
- a CDS encoding Rrf2 family transcriptional regulator — translation MMWIAGQPPGRPIQAEEIATGASIPCKFARNIFSQLVNSGLLRPHRGAVRGYSLARSASEITLLEIIEAYEGPFVKPWCFLNHDRVCNAESPCQLHHLWSGMRDSVCHILASRTLEGLAGSEGIKEAGHQGNKNSLSHPHREQP, via the coding sequence ATGATGTGGATTGCCGGCCAGCCCCCGGGCCGCCCCATCCAAGCCGAAGAGATCGCAACCGGCGCCTCGATCCCGTGTAAATTCGCCCGCAATATCTTCAGCCAACTGGTCAATTCCGGATTGCTCCGGCCTCATCGAGGCGCCGTGCGTGGATACAGCTTGGCCCGGTCCGCCTCTGAAATCACCCTACTGGAGATCATCGAAGCATACGAGGGCCCATTTGTGAAGCCTTGGTGTTTCTTGAACCACGACCGAGTCTGCAACGCCGAATCTCCTTGTCAGCTCCACCACCTTTGGAGTGGGATGAGGGACTCGGTCTGCCATATCCTCGCAAGCCGCACGCTAGAAGGTCTTGCCGGCTCGGAAGGGATCAAGGAGGCAGGTCATCAAGGCAACAAGAATTCTCTTTCGCATCCTCATCGAGAACAACCATGA
- the greA gene encoding transcription elongation factor GreA, protein MSNPVMLTPEGYHRLKEELDDLKSRARREIAEAIREAKSHGDLRENAAYHEAKLNKDRLEQRIGELEKMLLVAKIVERPEASEHVAHLGSVVTLEDMEWGDKLQVTLVGSYEADPAKNLISITSPLGSAILGKEVGDEADVETPAGTQRYRVESID, encoded by the coding sequence ATGTCGAACCCCGTAATGCTCACCCCTGAGGGTTATCATCGCCTGAAGGAAGAGCTCGACGATCTGAAATCGCGAGCCCGACGCGAGATCGCAGAGGCGATCCGCGAGGCCAAATCGCACGGCGACCTCCGTGAGAACGCCGCGTACCATGAAGCCAAGCTCAACAAAGACCGCCTCGAACAGCGCATCGGGGAACTGGAGAAAATGCTGCTCGTCGCGAAGATCGTCGAACGGCCGGAGGCCAGTGAGCACGTGGCGCACTTGGGTTCGGTGGTCACTCTCGAGGACATGGAATGGGGAGACAAGCTTCAGGTGACCCTCGTCGGGTCTTACGAAGCCGACCCGGCCAAGAATCTCATCTCGATAACGTCCCCGCTGGGGTCCGCGATCCTTGGCAAAGAAGTGGGAGACGAGGCCGACGTGGAAACGCCGGCGGGCACGCAGCGCTACAGGGTCGAGTCGATCGATTAG
- a CDS encoding Mrp/NBP35 family ATP-binding protein — MPTTDDVLNALRAVMDPDLHRDIVSLGFVKDLSVDGGNVVFKIELTTPACPVKDLLKEQAEDVVRALPGVASVEIEMTAQVRKHEVRKEDLIPGVKNCVAIASGKGGVGKSTVTVNLAIALAEKGAKVGLLDADVYGPSIPLMLGCDESPMTQNNKIMPIEKYGLKLMSLGFLLEEGQAVLWRGPMVAGTVKQLLEDVDWGELDYLLVDLPPGTGDAPMSLAQLAPLTGVVIVATPHHVAANIAGKAVQLFRKLEAPILGVVENMAGFICPKCGEETPIFTGLSGEDLAHRLDTPFLGSIPLDPSISSSSDEGVPSLIAWPDRPQADAFRKIAGNLAAQISIGSMKPAGL, encoded by the coding sequence ATGCCTACCACCGACGACGTCCTAAACGCCCTGCGCGCCGTGATGGACCCCGACCTGCATCGCGACATCGTCTCCCTGGGATTCGTCAAGGACCTTTCTGTCGACGGTGGCAACGTCGTCTTCAAAATCGAACTGACCACCCCCGCTTGCCCGGTCAAAGACCTCCTCAAAGAGCAGGCTGAGGACGTGGTCCGCGCCTTGCCTGGAGTCGCCTCGGTCGAAATCGAGATGACCGCCCAGGTTCGAAAGCACGAGGTCCGCAAGGAAGACCTGATCCCCGGGGTCAAGAACTGCGTCGCGATCGCCAGCGGCAAGGGAGGTGTCGGCAAGAGCACGGTCACCGTCAACCTTGCCATTGCGCTCGCCGAAAAGGGCGCCAAGGTGGGTCTCCTCGATGCCGACGTCTATGGTCCCAGCATCCCGTTGATGCTCGGCTGCGACGAGAGCCCGATGACCCAAAACAACAAGATCATGCCGATCGAGAAGTACGGGCTCAAGCTGATGTCGCTCGGGTTCCTCCTCGAAGAGGGCCAAGCTGTGCTCTGGCGCGGCCCGATGGTCGCCGGAACCGTAAAGCAGCTTTTGGAGGATGTGGACTGGGGAGAGCTCGACTACCTGTTGGTGGACCTTCCCCCTGGCACCGGCGACGCGCCAATGTCGCTGGCCCAGCTAGCCCCCCTCACGGGCGTCGTGATCGTCGCAACCCCTCACCACGTGGCCGCGAACATCGCGGGCAAGGCGGTCCAGCTCTTCCGCAAGCTCGAAGCGCCGATCTTGGGCGTCGTCGAGAACATGGCGGGCTTCATCTGCCCCAAGTGCGGCGAAGAAACGCCGATCTTCACGGGTCTCTCGGGCGAGGACCTGGCCCATCGGCTGGACACGCCGTTCTTGGGGTCGATCCCGCTCGATCCGTCGATCAGTTCGTCTTCGGATGAGGGAGTGCCCTCTTTGATCGCCTGGCCCGATAGGCCGCAAGCCGATGCCTTTCGCAAGATCGCAGGGAACCTTGCCGCCCAAATCAGCATCGGCTCGATGAAGCCTGCAGGTTTGTAG
- a CDS encoding nuclear transport factor 2 family protein: MRKLVTIFTAVAVCASAMAFDESADFGKFLKGFMPKLEKAFAKMDVKFFEDWTTDDFTETMMGRTSTKKESMANMRMQLMATKSMTAKFKVLSSKAAKGTGISMTHGVIAMFTKPTEQDKVSHKWEMEVWEKQTWAKVGNVWKLKRLEEAKPLKMKVDGKAIDPKQAMGGGG, translated from the coding sequence ATGCGAAAACTAGTGACGATTTTTACCGCCGTGGCCGTGTGCGCCTCGGCGATGGCGTTCGACGAGTCGGCCGACTTCGGCAAGTTCCTCAAGGGGTTCATGCCGAAGCTTGAGAAGGCGTTTGCGAAGATGGATGTCAAGTTCTTTGAGGACTGGACGACCGACGACTTCACCGAGACCATGATGGGCCGCACCTCGACCAAGAAAGAGTCGATGGCGAACATGCGGATGCAGCTCATGGCGACCAAATCCATGACCGCCAAATTCAAGGTGCTCTCCTCCAAAGCTGCCAAGGGCACAGGGATCTCGATGACCCATGGTGTGATCGCGATGTTCACCAAGCCGACCGAGCAGGACAAGGTCTCTCACAAGTGGGAGATGGAAGTCTGGGAGAAGCAGACCTGGGCTAAAGTGGGCAACGTTTGGAAGCTGAAGAGGCTGGAAGAAGCCAAGCCGCTGAAGATGAAGGTGGATGGCAAGGCCATTGACCCGAAGCAGGCGATGGGCGGCGGCGGGTAG
- a CDS encoding aminotransferase class I/II-fold pyridoxal phosphate-dependent enzyme codes for MPPSNVNHHQPYRDRSVLIHGKFTSSKWDFEDHILPPITTSVAFRLRSAERGAQAFQQFANPELDRHTIRPIYIYDRLDEPGQGLLEETLAFAEKGETAVSFATGMAAISAAIGIHVRAGDHVLAHHTLYGCTYSFITNWLERFGISHTLVDFRDLSAVKKAIRPETRVAYFESPCNPTLDLIDIRAVVDLVQEANKKREDGKCIRTIVDNTFATPFCQRPLTMGVDFVVHSLTKNLGGFGADMGGAVIGPRAAETDLLLFRKDFGGSLSPKVAWTILTYGVPTLSLRVERQQQNAMRVAEFLDLHPKVAKVLYPGLDSFPQRELACQQMRDIDGNFAPGSMLYFEMEGEPSESYAKAVKVINQIASSSLSITLAVSLGQIRTLIEHPASMTHSTIPPDAQLAAGISPGGIRMSLGIEDVRDVLADLEAALELA; via the coding sequence ATGCCGCCTTCCAACGTCAATCATCACCAGCCCTACCGGGACCGATCCGTGCTCATCCACGGCAAGTTCACGTCCTCCAAGTGGGATTTTGAGGACCACATTCTGCCCCCGATCACGACTTCGGTCGCGTTCCGGCTCAGGTCGGCAGAGCGCGGCGCGCAAGCGTTCCAGCAGTTCGCCAACCCCGAACTCGACCGCCACACCATTCGGCCGATCTACATCTATGACCGCCTGGATGAGCCGGGGCAGGGTCTGCTCGAGGAAACGCTTGCATTCGCTGAAAAGGGCGAAACCGCCGTCTCCTTCGCTACGGGCATGGCCGCGATCAGCGCGGCCATCGGCATCCATGTGAGGGCAGGCGATCACGTTCTGGCCCACCACACGCTCTATGGCTGCACCTACAGCTTCATCACGAACTGGCTCGAGCGGTTCGGCATCTCGCACACCCTGGTGGATTTCCGCGACCTATCGGCCGTCAAGAAGGCGATCCGGCCCGAGACTCGAGTGGCTTATTTCGAATCGCCATGCAACCCCACCCTTGACCTCATTGACATTCGCGCGGTGGTCGATCTGGTTCAAGAAGCGAACAAGAAGCGCGAAGACGGTAAGTGCATTCGAACGATCGTCGACAACACGTTTGCCACTCCCTTCTGCCAGCGCCCGCTCACGATGGGCGTTGACTTCGTGGTCCATTCGCTCACGAAGAACCTGGGTGGCTTTGGCGCGGACATGGGCGGCGCGGTCATCGGCCCGCGGGCCGCAGAGACTGACCTGCTCCTCTTTCGCAAGGACTTCGGCGGTTCGCTTTCGCCGAAAGTGGCGTGGACCATCCTCACTTATGGAGTCCCCACGCTCTCGCTGCGGGTTGAGCGCCAGCAGCAGAACGCGATGCGCGTCGCCGAGTTCCTGGACCTGCACCCTAAGGTCGCCAAGGTCCTGTATCCCGGGCTGGACAGCTTCCCACAGCGGGAGCTCGCCTGCCAGCAGATGCGCGACATCGACGGCAACTTCGCGCCCGGCTCGATGCTCTACTTCGAGATGGAGGGAGAACCGTCGGAGTCGTATGCCAAGGCGGTCAAGGTGATCAACCAAATCGCCTCGTCATCGCTCTCGATCACGCTCGCTGTGTCGCTGGGGCAGATTCGAACGCTAATCGAGCATCCGGCCTCGATGACGCACAGCACGATCCCGCCCGATGCCCAGCTCGCGGCAGGAATCTCACCTGGTGGCATCCGAATGAGCCTCGGCATCGAGGACGTCCGCGACGTCTTGGCTGATCTGGAGGCGGCGTTGGAGCTAGCCTAG
- the rpmE gene encoding 50S ribosomal protein L31 produces MKASIHPTLHPVIFVDGDHEWKGTSTMKTNQTREVDGVTYYVVNCEISAFTHPFYTGQKKLVDTAGRVERFMRKYGIQNTEQA; encoded by the coding sequence ATGAAGGCAAGCATCCATCCGACTCTCCATCCGGTCATCTTCGTGGACGGCGACCACGAATGGAAGGGCACTTCCACCATGAAGACCAACCAGACCCGAGAGGTCGACGGCGTCACATACTATGTGGTGAACTGCGAAATCAGCGCCTTCACGCACCCCTTCTACACGGGCCAGAAGAAGCTGGTCGACACGGCCGGCCGCGTCGAGCGCTTTATGCGCAAATACGGCATTCAGAATACCGAGCAGGCCTAG
- a CDS encoding FeoA domain-containing protein, protein MAETLRFQDVKQGMRARVVSATCESPDCRRLQEMGLTQGAEFTVLKVAPLGDPIEILLRGYRLCLRRNETHGVVVEVLEF, encoded by the coding sequence GTGGCCGAAACGTTGCGATTTCAAGATGTGAAACAGGGCATGAGGGCTCGCGTGGTTTCTGCAACGTGCGAGAGCCCCGACTGCAGGCGGCTTCAGGAAATGGGCCTGACCCAAGGCGCTGAATTCACAGTGCTCAAGGTCGCGCCGCTGGGAGACCCCATCGAGATTCTGCTCCGCGGCTATCGGCTCTGCTTGCGTCGAAATGAGACGCATGGCGTCGTCGTCGAAGTGCTGGAGTTCTAG
- the feoB gene encoding ferrous iron transport protein B, translated as MAFSVPGQDGLSWDDAFIAVVGNPNAGKTTLFNALTGSHQRVANYAGVTVERVSGKLHIGGRNVEIIDVPGLYSLEPVSEDERVAVDVIEGRAEGGRTPSLLVCVIDAGNLERNLYFFSQLCDLRIPAVVALTMTDLVRRNGSDIDLPRLAKLLGVQVVPVVAHRKLGLKELRQAIMDGLEGQRPPERDLGPTNAFEMKVAALSERLARSGFDVPREEVRAALEGKESEFAQSLSEAPELLEAFESARASLEALGKGDAGAEVADRYHWAAMVQRACVHQTGAPKEQGLTDKLDLVLTHKFLGLALFVGVMYVVFQSIYTFAQPLMEGIGWCFDRLGGMLSARLEGVPWLKSLVVDGILMGVGTLLTFLPQICILFLFISILEGTGYLSRAAFMMDRLLGWCGLNGRAFIPLLSSFACAVPGIMAARIMPDKRSRLATILVAPLMSCSARLPVYLVLIGAFIQPAYGSAVAGIALFAMHLLGLFVAVPVVWVLNRGLIKGTKLPFLLELPPYQWPKWRDVWIAVYFRGKVFVQTAGTIIVVMSVIIWALLYFPRSEEATARYRSEFATRRNQTEVSMDAYVEGRMRENSYLGRFGKAIEPAFLPAGFDWRLTTAILSSFPARETMVSGMGILFDVGDAAENEAGLTEALKRASWPDGRPLVTPWTAVGLMVFFALCCQCMSTLAAIRRETNSWKWPVFVFTYMTALAYLGAVLVHQLELRFG; from the coding sequence GTGGCGTTTTCGGTCCCCGGTCAAGACGGACTGTCGTGGGATGACGCTTTCATTGCCGTGGTCGGCAACCCCAATGCGGGGAAAACAACCCTCTTCAATGCGCTGACCGGCTCGCATCAAAGGGTCGCCAACTATGCCGGCGTGACGGTCGAACGCGTCTCCGGGAAGCTTCACATCGGAGGCCGAAACGTCGAGATCATCGATGTACCGGGGCTCTACTCTCTGGAACCCGTCTCCGAGGATGAGCGTGTGGCCGTGGACGTTATCGAGGGCCGCGCAGAGGGTGGACGCACCCCTTCGCTGCTGGTCTGTGTGATTGACGCCGGCAACCTGGAGCGTAACCTCTACTTCTTCAGCCAGCTCTGCGATCTACGAATTCCCGCCGTCGTTGCGCTGACCATGACGGACCTGGTCCGAAGGAACGGCTCAGACATCGACCTGCCGCGCCTGGCGAAGCTGCTCGGAGTGCAGGTAGTGCCCGTGGTGGCGCACCGCAAGCTCGGCCTCAAAGAGCTTCGGCAAGCGATTATGGACGGGCTTGAGGGGCAGAGGCCTCCGGAGCGGGACCTCGGCCCAACCAACGCCTTTGAGATGAAGGTGGCGGCCCTTTCCGAACGCCTCGCTCGGTCGGGCTTCGACGTACCTCGTGAGGAGGTGCGCGCCGCGCTGGAGGGCAAAGAGAGCGAGTTCGCGCAGAGCCTGAGCGAGGCTCCCGAACTCCTCGAAGCGTTCGAATCGGCCCGTGCGAGCCTGGAGGCGCTCGGTAAGGGCGATGCCGGCGCCGAGGTCGCGGACCGCTACCACTGGGCCGCTATGGTCCAGCGCGCCTGCGTCCACCAGACTGGAGCCCCAAAGGAGCAAGGTCTGACCGACAAACTCGACCTCGTGCTGACCCATAAGTTTCTTGGTTTGGCCCTTTTCGTCGGCGTTATGTATGTGGTGTTCCAGTCCATCTACACCTTCGCCCAGCCGCTGATGGAGGGGATCGGGTGGTGTTTCGATCGCCTGGGCGGGATGCTTTCGGCGCGGTTGGAGGGGGTCCCATGGCTTAAGTCGCTGGTGGTGGATGGGATTCTGATGGGCGTGGGCACGCTGCTGACCTTTCTGCCCCAAATCTGCATTCTCTTTTTGTTCATATCGATCCTGGAGGGAACGGGCTACCTCTCTCGAGCGGCGTTCATGATGGACCGGCTGCTCGGCTGGTGCGGGCTCAACGGACGGGCGTTCATCCCCTTGCTTTCGAGCTTTGCATGCGCGGTGCCCGGCATCATGGCGGCGCGAATTATGCCCGATAAACGGAGCCGTCTGGCGACCATCCTGGTGGCGCCGCTCATGAGCTGCAGCGCGCGGCTTCCGGTGTATCTGGTGCTCATCGGGGCGTTCATTCAGCCCGCTTATGGGTCCGCCGTCGCGGGAATCGCTCTGTTCGCGATGCACCTACTAGGTCTCTTTGTGGCGGTGCCAGTAGTCTGGGTGCTCAACCGAGGCCTCATCAAAGGCACGAAGCTGCCGTTCCTATTGGAGCTTCCGCCGTACCAGTGGCCCAAGTGGAGGGATGTCTGGATCGCCGTCTACTTCCGGGGCAAGGTGTTCGTGCAGACCGCGGGCACGATCATCGTCGTGATGTCGGTGATCATCTGGGCGCTGCTGTACTTCCCGCGCTCCGAAGAGGCGACCGCGCGATACAGGTCCGAGTTCGCGACCAGGAGGAACCAGACGGAAGTCTCCATGGACGCCTATGTCGAGGGCAGAATGCGCGAGAACTCCTACCTGGGGAGGTTTGGCAAGGCCATCGAACCCGCGTTTCTTCCTGCCGGATTCGATTGGCGGCTAACCACAGCCATCCTCTCCTCGTTCCCCGCACGCGAAACCATGGTCTCCGGAATGGGGATTCTCTTTGACGTCGGCGATGCGGCCGAGAACGAGGCGGGGCTGACCGAAGCCCTGAAGCGCGCCTCCTGGCCCGACGGAAGGCCGTTGGTGACGCCCTGGACGGCGGTTGGGCTCATGGTGTTCTTCGCGCTGTGCTGCCAGTGCATGTCGACGCTTGCGGCCATCCGCCGTGAGACCAACTCCTGGAAGTGGCCGGTGTTTGTCTTCACCTACATGACCGCCCTCGCGTACCTGGGCGCCGTGCTGGTGCACCAGTTGGAACTACGGTTCGGGTAG
- a CDS encoding CapA family protein — MPAALLAFAVLSSGEGGQERTWTLALGGDVMLNGVAPKSRPLAEVAPILRKADLSIVNLEIPITAAKTATRRKSPAELRAKTQFILKADPAHIGSLFGCGIDAVSLGNNHAMDFGVAGLKEMSGLLKSKGIVWSGAGANLAEARRSAHLERRNTPSIKFLSLLAFQSAKGAAHCTPATLDKPGVAWLGIGAVNDRARAKIQEIVEQEKADGSMLIVALHWGVERQSLPNSFQVALGRAFVDAGADLVVGHHPHVLQGAEIYKGKPILYSLGNLVSPRPAVTGVFTLAFEGASLRSIEVTPCSIQGGRTRVLGKVKVKGALEAWKGLCRRIAKAYPSKKSALPVLGVAATPALRLPEP, encoded by the coding sequence GTGCCCGCCGCCTTGCTGGCCTTTGCCGTTTTGAGCAGCGGCGAGGGTGGGCAGGAACGCACATGGACCTTGGCGCTTGGGGGCGACGTCATGCTGAACGGGGTCGCGCCGAAGTCGCGACCTTTGGCCGAAGTGGCGCCGATCCTTCGAAAGGCGGACCTCTCGATCGTGAACCTGGAGATTCCGATTACCGCCGCGAAGACGGCAACGCGGCGCAAATCGCCCGCGGAGCTCCGGGCCAAGACCCAGTTCATCCTGAAGGCCGACCCCGCGCACATCGGGTCCCTTTTCGGGTGCGGGATCGACGCCGTCAGTCTTGGCAACAACCATGCCATGGACTTTGGGGTCGCCGGGCTGAAGGAGATGTCCGGCCTCCTGAAGTCCAAAGGGATCGTGTGGTCCGGCGCGGGAGCAAACCTGGCGGAGGCTCGGAGATCGGCTCATTTGGAACGAAGAAACACGCCAAGCATCAAGTTTCTATCGCTTCTGGCGTTTCAATCGGCCAAGGGAGCGGCCCACTGCACGCCCGCGACCCTTGACAAACCAGGCGTGGCCTGGCTGGGAATCGGCGCAGTGAACGACAGGGCGCGCGCAAAGATCCAAGAGATCGTGGAGCAAGAGAAGGCGGACGGCTCGATGCTCATTGTGGCGCTGCACTGGGGGGTTGAACGCCAGAGCCTTCCCAATTCGTTTCAGGTGGCGCTGGGCCGGGCCTTCGTCGATGCCGGCGCCGACCTGGTCGTGGGCCACCACCCGCACGTGCTTCAGGGTGCCGAGATCTACAAGGGAAAGCCGATCCTCTACTCGCTGGGAAACCTCGTGTCTCCCCGGCCCGCCGTGACGGGTGTCTTTACCCTGGCGTTCGAGGGCGCTTCTTTGCGGAGCATCGAGGTTACGCCCTGCTCGATCCAGGGCGGCAGAACCCGCGTGCTCGGAAAGGTCAAAGTCAAGGGCGCGCTTGAGGCATGGAAGGGCCTTTGTAGACGCATTGCCAAGGCGTATCCGAGCAAGAAGAGCGCCTTGCCGGTTCTGGGTGTGGCGGCGACTCCCGCCCTTCGTCTACCCGAACCGTAG
- a CDS encoding tetratricopeptide repeat protein, with product MIVRQSAGTGPAATKTLCDLPASRSRLREAAALCSGLTFLITLPPLGTNSLTAFTLRDDLLYTEFSMGNLQKKWIKQQVARQSAGPPPPPSGHPLAAAIQAFQAGRHEEAIRQSMARLESEPYDMDARELIGICHTALRQFEVAEQVFGEMLELNSLHFPAVIGLARTKAALGKTAECLELLEQGAEMAGSDFGALSRVAGAYAGIGEMDQALLLFEKLDRIRPNDPEILFKKAQALVGLKRFDEAVRIYQRVQSLRPDLPITYANLAGIWAEKGLYEQAKKQCETAARLGGSQHPGLRFLNARVAPVILESQEQIEHVRSRMFSDYEALRRSGAKLRDPFAEVGAMHSLPTYQGVPSRQLQEAISRAYLAVCPELAWEAESLQQRKPRSEQKIRVGVCSAFMWDHTIAHVMSGLFRKLDRSRFDVILFRVGRPSDPVQEALEGVADRVVLLEGHLAHSREAIAEAELDLLLFTDFGAEPLTSFLSYSRLAPVQVLLWGFPDTSGVPNVDYFLSTSAFEPEGAEEHYSETLIQLPRLYTYIDPPTLSPSSVSKRDLGVPEESHLYLCAQSLPKVHPEFDIALKGILEADPKAHLLFFEGLHPEWGDLLRNRFRRSLGTLAERVRFSPRLDRSAFQGALQAADTVIDTKHFTGGFTTYLCFALGVPVVTWNGSLMRGRMTSGLYRMMGLEPLAADTDEEFVALAARSATDRPFREDWSAQVAANSGKLFHDEGSVRDFERFLTAAHRAHLAGKKLESWEDVQATPTS from the coding sequence GTGATCGTCCGGCAGAGCGCCGGCACCGGACCGGCGGCTACAAAGACTCTGTGTGATCTGCCGGCATCTCGGTCAAGGCTGCGCGAGGCCGCCGCACTCTGTAGCGGCCTCACCTTCCTCATCACCCTTCCACCCCTCGGCACCAACTCCCTCACCGCCTTCACCCTCCGAGACGACCTGCTCTATACTGAATTCTCGATGGGCAACCTCCAGAAGAAGTGGATCAAGCAGCAGGTCGCCAGGCAAAGCGCCGGGCCTCCCCCTCCTCCCAGCGGCCACCCTCTTGCCGCGGCGATCCAGGCTTTTCAGGCTGGGCGGCACGAAGAGGCCATTCGCCAAAGCATGGCCAGGCTGGAGAGCGAACCCTACGACATGGACGCCCGAGAGCTCATCGGAATCTGCCACACGGCGCTCAGGCAGTTCGAAGTGGCCGAGCAGGTGTTCGGGGAGATGCTGGAACTCAACTCCCTCCACTTCCCCGCCGTTATCGGGCTTGCCCGCACCAAAGCCGCGTTGGGAAAGACGGCCGAGTGTCTCGAGCTCCTTGAGCAGGGGGCCGAAATGGCGGGCTCGGACTTCGGCGCGCTGAGCCGTGTTGCCGGCGCCTATGCCGGTATTGGAGAAATGGACCAGGCGTTGCTCCTATTCGAGAAGCTCGACAGGATCAGGCCAAACGACCCCGAGATTCTTTTCAAGAAGGCGCAGGCGCTTGTGGGCCTAAAACGGTTCGACGAGGCCGTGCGCATCTACCAGCGAGTCCAGTCCTTGCGCCCCGATCTGCCCATCACCTACGCCAATCTCGCCGGAATCTGGGCTGAAAAGGGGCTCTATGAGCAGGCGAAGAAACAGTGTGAAACCGCGGCGCGGCTTGGGGGTTCGCAACACCCGGGACTCAGGTTTCTGAACGCGCGGGTGGCGCCGGTCATCCTCGAATCGCAGGAGCAGATCGAGCACGTGCGGTCCCGGATGTTCTCGGACTATGAGGCGCTTAGGCGCTCCGGGGCCAAGCTCAGAGACCCTTTTGCCGAGGTCGGCGCGATGCACTCCCTGCCCACCTATCAGGGGGTACCCAGCAGGCAGCTTCAAGAGGCCATTTCCAGGGCCTATCTGGCCGTTTGCCCCGAGCTGGCCTGGGAGGCGGAGAGCCTTCAGCAACGCAAACCTCGCTCCGAACAGAAGATCCGTGTGGGGGTCTGCAGCGCCTTCATGTGGGACCACACGATCGCCCACGTGATGTCTGGGTTGTTTCGAAAGCTCGACCGCAGCCGGTTCGACGTGATTCTCTTTCGCGTGGGGCGGCCTTCAGACCCCGTCCAGGAGGCCCTGGAAGGGGTTGCAGACCGTGTCGTGCTGCTCGAAGGGCATTTGGCCCATTCCAGAGAGGCGATCGCCGAGGCAGAGCTCGACCTGCTGCTTTTCACGGATTTCGGGGCAGAGCCGCTCACCAGCTTCCTCAGCTACAGCCGCCTTGCGCCGGTGCAGGTTCTGCTTTGGGGATTCCCAGACACGAGCGGAGTGCCCAATGTCGACTACTTCCTGTCCACCTCGGCCTTCGAGCCCGAAGGAGCCGAAGAGCACTACTCCGAGACCCTTATCCAGCTTCCGAGGCTGTACACCTACATCGACCCGCCGACGCTGTCACCCAGTTCGGTCTCCAAGCGCGACTTGGGGGTTCCGGAGGAATCCCACCTATACCTCTGCGCACAGTCGCTTCCCAAGGTCCATCCTGAGTTCGACATCGCGCTCAAGGGCATCTTGGAGGCTGACCCCAAGGCCCACTTGCTGTTCTTCGAGGGCTTGCACCCCGAGTGGGGGGACCTCCTTCGGAATCGATTCCGTCGGAGCCTCGGCACACTTGCCGAAAGGGTTCGCTTCTCGCCGCGATTGGATCGCAGCGCGTTCCAGGGCGCCCTGCAGGCGGCCGATACCGTGATCGACACGAAGCACTTCACGGGCGGGTTTACGACTTACCTTTGCTTCGCGCTTGGCGTGCCGGTAGTGACCTGGAACGGAAGCCTGATGCGGGGACGCATGACCTCGGGACTCTATAGGATGATGGGCCTGGAACCGTTGGCGGCTGATACCGACGAGGAGTTTGTAGCGCTTGCGGCAAGGTCAGCGACGGATCGGCCGTTCCGCGAAGACTGGTCGGCCCAGGTGGCCGCCAACAGCGGGAAGCTCTTCCATGACGAGGGGTCGGTCAGGGACTTTGAGAGGTTCCTGACTGCAGCCCACCGCGCTCATCTTGCCGGAAAGAAGCTCGAAAGTTGGGAAGACGTTCAGGCAACCCCTACTTCTTAA
- a CDS encoding 30S ribosomal protein S20, giving the protein MANKRSSKKDLRRTEKRRERNQSVKTALKTFVKRVRQAAAAGDTTKTGTALSKASSALDKAAEHGIIHKNQAARRKSRAAKAANKAAAK; this is encoded by the coding sequence ATGGCAAACAAGCGATCATCGAAGAAGGACCTGCGAAGGACCGAGAAGCGCCGCGAGCGCAACCAAAGCGTCAAAACCGCCCTGAAGACGTTCGTCAAGCGCGTGCGACAGGCTGCCGCTGCGGGCGACACCACGAAGACCGGCACGGCCCTCTCAAAGGCCTCCAGCGCGCTGGACAAAGCCGCCGAGCACGGCATCATTCACAAGAACCAGGCCGCCCGCCGCAAGTCCCGCGCCGCCAAGGCAGCCAACAAAGCCGCCGCGAAGTAG